The genome window GACTTCCAGCAGCGTCTGGCCCGTGGTGGGCATGGAGCTGCGGGACTGCGAGCTGGATTTAACGGTGGCGGTCATGCAGTCACTTCCTGGGCCTGGGCGAATTCACGCCAGCGGATGCAGCGGGTGGTGTGGCCGCCCCCCGTATCTTCCAGCGGTGGCACGGCCTTGGAGCAGTCGGGCACGGCGAACTTGCAGCGCGGCTCAAAGGCGCAGCCGGGCGGCAGGCTCAGCGGGTTGGGCACGTTGCCAGGAATGGCTTCCAGGCGGCCCTTGGGCTGGCCGGGCACATGGTTGACCTCGCCGGGGCGCGGAATGGAATTCAGCAGGCCCATGGTATAGGGATGGCGCGGCGCCTTGAAGATCTCCACCACGTCGCCCTCTTCCACCACACGGCCGCCGTACATCACCACCACGCGGTCGGCCATCTCGGCCACCACGCCCAGGTTGTGGGTGATGAACAGAATGCTCATGCCCACTTCCTTTTGCAGCTTGCGCATCAGGTCCAGAATCTGGGCCTGAATGGTCACGTCCAGCGCAGTGGTGGGCTCGTCGGCAATCAGGAGGGCCGGCTTGCAGGACAGCGCCATGGCGATCATCACGCGCTGGCGCATCCCGCCTGACATCTGGTGGGGATATTCATTCACGCGCTTTTCCGGCGCAGGAATGCCCACAAAGCGCAGCATGTCGGTGGCCACACCCATGGCGTCTTTCTTGTTCTTGCCCTGGTGCAGCATCACGGCTTCGGCAATCTGGTCGCCCACCGTGTACACCGGGTTGAGACTGGTCATGGGTTCCTGGAAGATCATCGAGATGTCGTTGCCGCGAATCTTGCGCATCTCGGCTTCGCTGAGCCCCACGATGTCGCGGCCCCGGAAGAGAATCTCACCCTCCACGATCTTGCCCGGAGGGCTGGGAATCAGGCGCATCACCGACAGGCTGGTCACGCTCTTGCCCGAGCCCGATTCACCCACGACCGCCAGGGTCTCGCCCTTTTTAATGTGGAACGTCACGCCGTCCACGCTCTTGACGACGCCGTCATCCGTATTGAAGTACGTCTTGAGGCCATTTACGGCCAGCAGGACTTCACCCTGGTGGGTCATTGTTCCTCCGTTTTCTGCACGCTGTACATCATACAACTGCTTTGAATTGTAAGGGGAAAAGTGTTCACGGGCGCGGCCCGCAGTGCCGGCCGCGCCCGTGTCTGGTGCGCTTACGACCGCTTGCGGGGGTCGAAGGCGTCGCGCAGGCCGTCACCCAGCAGCTGGAAGCACATCACCGTGAACACGATGAAAAAGCCCGGTGCCAGCACCCAGGGACGCTGGTTGAGGCTGCTCAGGCCGCCGTCCTGCGCCAGTTTCAGCAAGCTGCCCCAGGAAGCGTAGGGCTCCACTGCCCCAATCCCCAGGAAGCTCAGGCCCGATTCCAGCAGGATGTAACCCGGAATCGCCAGCGAGGTGGTCACGATCACGTAAGTGGTCATGGTGGGCAGCATGTGGCGGATCATGATGCGGTTGTCGCTCGCACCCAGGCTCTTGGCCGCCGACACGAAGTCCTGCTCACGGACGCTCATGAGCTGCCCGCGCGTGGTGCGCGCCAGACCGCCCCAGCCGATAAACGCCAGAATCCCCAGAATCACATACAGCGCCAGAATCGGGTTGATGTCCTTGGGGAACACACTGCGCAGCATCAGCAGCAGGAACAGCGTGGGAATAGACGCCAGCACTTCCACGAAGCGCATAATCACCGTATCCACGATGCCGCCGAAGTAGGCCGCCATGGCGCCCATGAACAGCCCGATCACGGTGGTAATCACCACAGCCGCCAGTCCGATGGTCAGGCTGATCTGCGAGGCGTACAGGGTGCGGCTCAGCAGGTCGCGGCCCAGGTCCTCGGCGCCCAGCAGATACACGTTGCAGTCGGGGTTACCGGTGCCAAACAGGTGAATGTTGCCGGGGAACAGCCCCAGAATCCTGTAGCTGTCGCCGCGCACCCCCCAGTACAGGGGGCACTTCTCACCCGTGGGCCCGAATTCATTCACGAAGGTCTCTTCGTTGAACTTCTGGCCGTACTTGTAGACGAAGGGACGACCAAAGGCCCCCGTCTCCGGGTCACGGAAATGGACAGGCGTGGGGGGATGAAAGCGCGTGATGTTGCTGGTGGAATAGGTGGACAGGCCAGCGGGGGCCAGGAACGGCGCCAGCAGCGCCATCAGGTACAGCAGGATCAGCAGGCCGCCGCCCATCTGCGCCAGCCGGTTCTTGCGGAACTGGCTCCAGGCCACCGAGAACTGAGACTGCCCCTGGGCGCGTTTACGTTTGGCAGTGGGGGTGGGAACAGTTACGGTCACGCCGCTCACCCGACCTTGATGCGGGGGTCAACCACCGCAAGGAGAATATCGCTCAGGGCATTGCCCACAATCAGCAGCACAGTGCTGATCACGGTAAAGCCCGCAATCAGGTAGATGTCCTGTGAGTTCAGGGCGTCCAGCAGCATGGGCGTGATGCCCGGGTAGCCGAACACCACTTCCAGAAAGCCCGCGCCGCTGATGGCCGCTGGCAACAGGCCACCAATCCCCGCCACGATCGGCAGAATGGCGTTGCGGAAGGTGTGTTTCCAGATGGCCGTGCGCTCCGAAACACCCTTGGCGCGCGCCGTGCGGATGTAATCGGCGCGCATCACTTCCAGCATCTGGCCGCGAATCACACGCGTCAGGCCAGCGGCGTCGCTGATGGCCAGCACCAGCGCCGGAATCAGCAGGTGCGAGAGCACGTCCAGCACCTGCCGCCAGCCGGGCATCTGCTCGAAGCCCGGGCTGGTCATGCCGCCAATAGGCAGGGCAATGCCAGTCACACGCTTGAGTTCCAGCAACCCGAAAATCACGATCAGGGCCAGGAAGAAGTTGGGAAAGCCCAGCAGGAAGTACAGCACCACGTTCACTGCCTTGTCGCCGAACGAGTTCTGACGCACCGCCCCGAACACGCCCAGGGGAATGGAAATGGCGTAGAAGAACGCCAGGTTCAGCAGCACCAGCCACAGTGAGTTCAGGATGCGCGGTGTCATCACATCCCACACCGGCTGCTGGTAACTGAAGGACAGGCCGAAATCCAGGTTCAGCACCATGTTGCGCATCCACAGGAAATACTGCTCCAGCGGGTGGCGGTCCAGGCCGAAGTTGCGCTCCAGTGCGGCCAGCTGTTCGGGACTGATGTTGGGGTTGAGTTTGGCAGGCGTCAGAAAGTCGCCGGGAGCCAGTTGCAGCACAAAAAAGATCAGCACACTGGCCATCAGCAGGGTGGGAATGGACTGCACCACCCGGCGCAGCAGGAATGGAATCATGGACGTACTCCGTGGGGGTTCATGGCGTTGGCCTTCATGGGTGTGGGGGGCAGTCCGCGCGGGCGGACCACCCCCCGTTGGGAGCAGGGTCAATCAGGCTTACTTGATGAAGGTCAGGGCCTGGAAGCGCTGGCCGTAGTAAGCGTCCATCAGGTTGGCGGGGAATTCGCCGCCCAGGCGCTCGTTGAAGGCCACGTGGAAGTTCGCGCCCACCAGGTAGATCACCGGCTGCAGCTCGGCTTCCGTCTTCATCAGCTGGCCACCGATGGCGCGGCGGCGGGCGTCGTTCAGCTCAGCGTCGCCCTGGTAGTACAGCTTGGTCATCAGCTGTTCCTGGCTGGTCGCGCAGCGGCCGTTGGTGGGGTTGTTGTAGGTGTGCAGGTTGGTGCCGCAGGGCACCACGTTCTGGCCGAAGCTCCAGATGTTGTCGCCGCCCGACAGCCCCAGCAGGATCGCGTCGAAGGGACGGTTCTCGCCCTTGGAGGTCAGCTGGCCCACCAGCGTGTTGAAGTCGATGGGCGTGAAGTTGACCTTAACACCGACCTTCTTGGCCTCGTCGGCAAAGATGCGGCCGAGCTGCTCACGCACGGTGTTGCCGGCGTTCGTGCTCAGGTTGAACTCCAGCACCTTGCCGCTCTTGTCGGTCAGGAAGCCCTGGGCGTTCTTCTTGGTGTAGCCCATCTGGGCCAGCAGGCGGGTGGCTTCGGCAAGGTTGTACTTGTACTGGGGCGCGCCCGCCGACAGACCCGCTTCAATCTGCTGCCTGAAGATGGGGTAGGTGCTGAAGTAGGTGGGGGTGCCCAGGCCGCCCAGTGCCAGCTGCACCATGGCTTCGCGGTTGGCAATGTGGCTCATGGCGCGGCGGAAGCGCACGTCACGGAAGAGCTTCTGCTTGGCGGGGTCGCCGGACTTGTTCCAGTTGAAGGTGATCCACTGGCTGGTGGCCTGGGGGCTCACGTTGGCCTTCAGGAACGCCTTGAGGCTGCCGTTGTCAATGGCCCGCTTGACCTGAGCCAGGTCGTCAGCGTTGCGCATGGGCACGGTGTCCACCTGACCGGCCAGGAAGGCGGCCAGCTGGGCGTTGGCGTCCGCGAAGATGCGCACGGACATGTTGCTCAGGTAGGGCAGCTCCTGGCCACGGCTGTCCTTGTTCCAGTCGCCCCAGAAGGTGTTCTTCTTGAACACGGTGCGTTCGCCGGCGCGGTAGGACTCCAGCACCCACATACCGGGGGTCACGATCTGGCTGGCGGGGGTAGCGAGGCTCCACATCTTCTTGATGGCCTCGGCGCCGCCTTCGCGGTACGCCTTACCAAACACGTGGTCAGGCCAGGGGGTGTAGGACATCAGCACCAGGGCCTTGGCGCTGGTCTGGGGGAAGTCGAACTGCAGGGTGTAGTTGTCCAGCTTCTTGATGGTGATGGGCTTGCCCGCCAGGAAGAAGTTGTCTCGGCTGTTCGAGCCCACCTTGTCGTCGGTGTGGATCTTCCAGGTGGTGATCCAGTCATCGGCGGTGATGGCCTGGCCGTCGCTGAACTTCATGCCCTGGCGAATCTTGATCACGAACCGCTTGTTGTTGTTGCTCACCACAGGGGCGCCCGCCGCCATGTAGGGAATCAGTTCGTCGTTGCGGGGGTCCTGGGTAAACAGGCCGCTGCCCGTGCCCATACGGGTGGGGATGCTGTCCGCTTCCGAGGAGGTGAAGGGGTTGAACGTCTTGAAATCCGAGAACTGGGCCAGGCGCAGTTCGCCGCCGCGCTTGTTGGCGGTGTTCTGCTCGGCCGTCCAGGCAGCGGGCCACACAAACGCGCTCTGGGCGCTGGCAGCGCCAACGGTCAGGGCAAGAGCAAGGGTCAGGATCTTCTTCATGGTGTTCCTCCGGGAGGGGCAAATCTGGAATACGACAACGCGCCGGCGCGGGCCGGGGGGTGATATTCAGAACAACGGTTTTCCAGCGAGGCCAACTATATGGAATGGCCTAGGGTTGGTCAAGGTTTTTCCTGACAATTGCATGGTAGCGCGGATTACGGAAAACGCCGTCCTGGGCTGGAAATTTTGCAAAGCGCGGCCAGCAGCGCAAAAGCAGGCGGCGCTGGCCGCCTGCACGGGCGGCCAGCGCACCCTCAACCCACCCACTGGCGGGGTTCAGTTGACCCCCACTGTATGGGGACCTGCCTGGACGGGTCGCCCGTCAAGAACCCCGCCCAAACCGCGCTGCCAGATACAGCGACCCGAATCCCAGCCTCCCAAAGACAGTCCCCCGCTACGCTGGGCGCAGCGGGGGAAAGAAAGGCAGAGCCGGGTCAGCGCGACACGACGCTGATCAGCAGCGCGAGCAGCATAAAAAAGCCGCCCAGCACACTGGTAATGCGAATCAGGCCGCCCTCGACCCCACGGCCGCCCAGCAGTGAACCGCCAGACGCCATGCTGGCCGACAGCCCCGCCTGCTTGGGCACCTGCAGCAGCACGAAAAACACCAGCGCCATACACACCAGCGCAAACAACACGATAAACAGGTTCAGGATCATAGGGGGACCTCAGCAAAAGGACAGGGCCCGCAGGCCACCGCTCCGTGGCTCCGGTATAGCACGGTCCAGAGTCAAGGGGCACCCGGGCTTCAGCACCCCCAGACCCTACCGCCGCCGGGCCCGGCGGGCCCCATGATCCGGCCGCACGCCGTCGGCCATCAGGTGCAGCCACTGGCTGAGGTAGTACCCCAGCAGCGGGGGCCACAGGGCCTGCAGCGTGAAGGTCTGCGGCCACTGGGGCAGGGTCATGCCGGGCACCAGATACAGCAGCGCGCCCCACACCAGCGCGGCGATCAGGGCCACATACAGCAGCCGGGTCAGGGGACCCACCAGCCACGTGTGGGACC of Deinococcus arcticus contains these proteins:
- a CDS encoding ABC transporter permease; translated protein: MIPFLLRRVVQSIPTLLMASVLIFFVLQLAPGDFLTPAKLNPNISPEQLAALERNFGLDRHPLEQYFLWMRNMVLNLDFGLSFSYQQPVWDVMTPRILNSLWLVLLNLAFFYAISIPLGVFGAVRQNSFGDKAVNVVLYFLLGFPNFFLALIVIFGLLELKRVTGIALPIGGMTSPGFEQMPGWRQVLDVLSHLLIPALVLAISDAAGLTRVIRGQMLEVMRADYIRTARAKGVSERTAIWKHTFRNAILPIVAGIGGLLPAAISGAGFLEVVFGYPGITPMLLDALNSQDIYLIAGFTVISTVLLIVGNALSDILLAVVDPRIKVG
- a CDS encoding ABC transporter ATP-binding protein: MTHQGEVLLAVNGLKTYFNTDDGVVKSVDGVTFHIKKGETLAVVGESGSGKSVTSLSVMRLIPSPPGKIVEGEILFRGRDIVGLSEAEMRKIRGNDISMIFQEPMTSLNPVYTVGDQIAEAVMLHQGKNKKDAMGVATDMLRFVGIPAPEKRVNEYPHQMSGGMRQRVMIAMALSCKPALLIADEPTTALDVTIQAQILDLMRKLQKEVGMSILFITHNLGVVAEMADRVVVMYGGRVVEEGDVVEIFKAPRHPYTMGLLNSIPRPGEVNHVPGQPKGRLEAIPGNVPNPLSLPPGCAFEPRCKFAVPDCSKAVPPLEDTGGGHTTRCIRWREFAQAQEVTA
- a CDS encoding ABC transporter substrate-binding protein: MKKILTLALALTVGAASAQSAFVWPAAWTAEQNTANKRGGELRLAQFSDFKTFNPFTSSEADSIPTRMGTGSGLFTQDPRNDELIPYMAAGAPVVSNNNKRFVIKIRQGMKFSDGQAITADDWITTWKIHTDDKVGSNSRDNFFLAGKPITIKKLDNYTLQFDFPQTSAKALVLMSYTPWPDHVFGKAYREGGAEAIKKMWSLATPASQIVTPGMWVLESYRAGERTVFKKNTFWGDWNKDSRGQELPYLSNMSVRIFADANAQLAAFLAGQVDTVPMRNADDLAQVKRAIDNGSLKAFLKANVSPQATSQWITFNWNKSGDPAKQKLFRDVRFRRAMSHIANREAMVQLALGGLGTPTYFSTYPIFRQQIEAGLSAGAPQYKYNLAEATRLLAQMGYTKKNAQGFLTDKSGKVLEFNLSTNAGNTVREQLGRIFADEAKKVGVKVNFTPIDFNTLVGQLTSKGENRPFDAILLGLSGGDNIWSFGQNVVPCGTNLHTYNNPTNGRCATSQEQLMTKLYYQGDAELNDARRRAIGGQLMKTEAELQPVIYLVGANFHVAFNERLGGEFPANLMDAYYGQRFQALTFIK
- a CDS encoding ABC transporter permease; its protein translation is MTVTVPTPTAKRKRAQGQSQFSVAWSQFRKNRLAQMGGGLLILLYLMALLAPFLAPAGLSTYSTSNITRFHPPTPVHFRDPETGAFGRPFVYKYGQKFNEETFVNEFGPTGEKCPLYWGVRGDSYRILGLFPGNIHLFGTGNPDCNVYLLGAEDLGRDLLSRTLYASQISLTIGLAAVVITTVIGLFMGAMAAYFGGIVDTVIMRFVEVLASIPTLFLLLMLRSVFPKDINPILALYVILGILAFIGWGGLARTTRGQLMSVREQDFVSAAKSLGASDNRIMIRHMLPTMTTYVIVTTSLAIPGYILLESGLSFLGIGAVEPYASWGSLLKLAQDGGLSSLNQRPWVLAPGFFIVFTVMCFQLLGDGLRDAFDPRKRS
- the secG gene encoding preprotein translocase subunit SecG — protein: MILNLFIVLFALVCMALVFFVLLQVPKQAGLSASMASGGSLLGGRGVEGGLIRITSVLGGFFMLLALLISVVSR